The proteins below come from a single Dermacentor albipictus isolate Rhodes 1998 colony chromosome 7, USDA_Dalb.pri_finalv2, whole genome shotgun sequence genomic window:
- the LOC139047521 gene encoding putative ferric-chelate reductase 1 homolog gives MRTPFNLVADYLARAPERQSSGSDPYEDCGVTKGCFGLGDPCIQTRDCTVLLSFSLAAQGDGFDFEMTGGVAVTNNMWIAAGLTDTHNMGTASVVDCFLYDGQPGMQESWNTDAEQNIVQTPVISKDAA, from the exons ATGCGGACGCCGTTCAACCTTGTGGCCGACTACCTCGCACGTGCACCTGAAAGACAG AGCTCGGGCAGCGACCCCTACGAGGACTGCGGCGTCACCAAGGGTTGCTTCGGCCTCGGGGACCCGTGCATCCAAACCCGGGACTGCACCGTGCTACTCTCCTTCTCGCTGGCGGCGCAGGGTGACGGCTTCGACTTTGAGATGACAGGGGGCGTTGCCGTCACTAACAACATGTGGATCGCCGCTGGACTCACGGATACACACAACATG GGCACGGCGAGCGTCGTCGACTGCTTCCTCTACGACGGCCAGCCGGGCATGCAGGAGTCGTGGAACACGGACGCCGAGCAGAACATCGTCCAGACACCGGTGATCTCCAAAGACGCCGCCTGA